The proteins below come from a single Elgaria multicarinata webbii isolate HBS135686 ecotype San Diego chromosome 11, rElgMul1.1.pri, whole genome shotgun sequence genomic window:
- the VAMP2 gene encoding vesicle-associated membrane protein 2, with protein MSASAPAAAPPAGGEGVGPPPPPPNLTSNRRLQQTQAQVDEVVDIMRVNVDKVLERDQKLSELDDRADALQAGASQFETSAAKLKRKYWWKNLKMMIILGVICAIVLIVIIVYFST; from the exons AT GTCGGCTTCTGCCCCAGCTGCTGCCCCTCCTGCTGGAGGAGAGGGGGTCggacctcctcccccaccccccaacctcaCCAGTAACAGAAGGCTCCAGCAAACACAGGCTCAAGTCGATGAG gtAGTGGATATCATGCGAGTGAACGTGGACAAAGTGCTGGAGAGGGACCAGAAACTCTCGGAGCTGGACGACCGCGCCGACGCCCTGCAGGCCGGCGCGTCCCAGTTTGAAACCAGTGCAGCCAAGCTCAAACGCAAGTACTGGTGGAAGAATCTAAAG ATGATGATAATTCTGGGGGTGATATGCGCCATTGTCTTGATCGTTATCATTG TTTACTTCAGCACCTAG